One segment of Paraburkholderia sp. PGU19 DNA contains the following:
- a CDS encoding efflux transporter outer membrane subunit produces MMDKATRTMRRVHRTIVAAAIATLCTGCAIGPDYKKPDVAVPATFKEMNSPDASGMWQQAQPDPAASLDSRWWTMFGDPTLNDLCERALKANQTLAQYDAAYRSARAQVASARASLFPTVSFAGSGTRSGSGSTTQVSSSGTVSSYASKSVSAQLEASWEPDLWGSVRRSVEASEASAQASDAQLAGERLSVLATLAVDYFTVRAADADLAILDEERRIDTELLALTEAKYEHGVSSYDDVRTAHNTLQAIDESIASAQLTRRQYEHAIAVLIGEAPAAFSLPVQADYRFELPGLPVSLPSALLQRRPDVVQAERTVAQYNAKIGVAKAGYFPTITLSADGGWSGTSLAHLVSLPTRFWSLGFDVAQTVFDAGATSASVRAARANYDQEVAAYRQTVLSAFQDVEDYLSAVQIATRQAAASNDVAQRSGELAASQQRNFAAGTSSRIDVLDTQLTQVQDRKIALDYSSTALQNAVMLVKALGGGWDGNVKTAKAAEASE; encoded by the coding sequence ATGATGGACAAAGCAACGCGCACGATGCGGCGTGTGCATCGAACGATCGTGGCTGCCGCCATTGCAACGCTGTGCACTGGCTGCGCGATCGGCCCCGACTACAAGAAGCCCGACGTCGCCGTGCCTGCCACGTTCAAGGAAATGAACAGCCCCGACGCGAGTGGAATGTGGCAACAGGCGCAGCCAGATCCAGCGGCATCGCTGGATAGCCGCTGGTGGACGATGTTCGGCGATCCGACACTAAACGACCTGTGCGAGCGCGCATTGAAGGCGAACCAGACGCTCGCGCAGTACGACGCGGCGTATCGGTCAGCGCGCGCCCAGGTGGCGTCGGCACGCGCGAGCCTGTTTCCGACGGTGTCATTCGCAGGCTCGGGCACGCGTTCGGGCAGTGGCAGCACGACGCAGGTGTCGTCGAGCGGAACCGTCAGCAGCTATGCGTCGAAAAGCGTGTCGGCGCAACTGGAGGCTAGCTGGGAGCCGGACCTGTGGGGTAGCGTGCGTCGCTCCGTCGAAGCGAGCGAGGCGAGCGCGCAGGCATCGGACGCGCAACTGGCAGGCGAACGCCTGAGCGTGCTGGCGACACTGGCCGTCGACTATTTCACCGTGCGGGCCGCCGACGCTGATCTCGCGATCCTCGATGAAGAACGCCGGATCGACACCGAACTGCTCGCGCTGACGGAAGCGAAGTACGAGCACGGCGTGTCGTCGTATGACGATGTGCGCACTGCACACAACACGCTGCAAGCCATCGACGAAAGCATTGCGAGCGCGCAACTCACGCGCCGTCAGTACGAGCATGCGATTGCCGTGCTGATCGGGGAAGCGCCAGCCGCGTTCTCGTTGCCGGTGCAGGCGGACTATCGGTTCGAGTTGCCAGGGTTGCCCGTTTCGCTGCCGTCCGCACTGTTGCAGCGGCGGCCGGATGTCGTGCAAGCCGAACGCACGGTTGCGCAATACAACGCGAAGATCGGCGTCGCGAAGGCGGGCTATTTCCCGACCATCACGCTTTCCGCAGATGGCGGCTGGAGCGGGACTTCGCTCGCGCATCTCGTCTCGCTGCCGACGCGCTTCTGGTCGCTTGGATTCGACGTTGCGCAAACGGTGTTCGACGCGGGCGCGACGAGCGCGTCGGTGCGCGCTGCACGCGCCAACTACGATCAGGAAGTCGCCGCGTATCGGCAGACCGTGTTGAGCGCGTTCCAGGACGTCGAAGACTATTTGAGCGCGGTGCAGATCGCGACGCGCCAGGCGGCGGCATCGAATGACGTCGCGCAACGCAGCGGCGAACTCGCGGCCAGCCAGCAGCGCAATTTCGCGGCGGGGACGTCGAGCCGAATCGATGTCCTCGATACGCAATTGACGCAAGTACAGGACCGCAAGATCGCGCTCGATTACAGCAGCACCGCGCTACAGAACGCCGTCATGCTCGTGAAAGCCTTGGGCGGCGGATGGGACGGCAATGTAAAAACAGCGAAGGCGGCGGAAGCCTCTGAATAG
- a CDS encoding efflux RND transporter permease subunit, with amino-acid sequence MNLSAPFIRRPVGTMLLAIGLALFGIVAFRLLPVAALPSVDFPVVMVSATLSGANPDTVAKTVTAPLERAFGSIAGLTQMTSQSSSGSSQIVLQFDLNRDIDGAARDVQAAINAARSNLPTTLTQTPTYRKMNPAAAPVMIVGLTSDTVGVGQMYDYASSVLQQKLLQVQGVGDVTVGGGALPAVRVELNPDQLSHYGIALDSVRTALANASVDLPKGAVSMNGEHYVLGANDQLMEPADYKPLVIRTHDGTVVHVTDVAQVVKSTEDLRNYGLANGKPAVLLIVSKQPNANVIKTVDAIRATLPQLAASLPSTVKLNVVLDGTQTIRSSVFDVEVSLLAAVLLVTAVSYAFFRDWRSTLIPAITVPLALAGTFTAMYFLGYSLNNLSLMALTISTGFVVDDAIVVVENIMRHLDQGKSPLAAALDGTREVGFTVLTISVSLVVVFLPLIMMSGLVGRLFREFSVSLAIAILISMVISLTLAPTLGRLLLRHVPHKQSESALGPRVERAYGRSLRWALRHPKTMLAVTVFLLFANVGMVAVMPKGFFPTEDTGRLMGNVQASQSISFQAMKQKFDEINKRILQNPDVQSVSGYVGGRNAVSNSMMFITLKPLSERKHSADQVIADLSHRTADIPGVRLLMQSAQDLMFGARQSSAQFQYTVTAENQDELDTWMPRIEAKLRALPQLRDVNADVQSASLSMMLQVNRDAAARLGVPFEAIDDALNNAFSQRQIATVYGPANQYHVVMEVAPQYWQDPKTLDTLYVPATNATSTTTASSSTNATLVPLSALATRTLSHAPVTIAHDNQFPAVTLSYNLREGVSMSDTNAAIKAAVASLNLPNTILPAFAGQGAMMQQSGGSEVLLIIGALIAVYIALGILYENLIHPLTILSTLPSAGLGALIALYVCGYELTIIALIGIVLLIGIVKKNAIMMVDFAVTYEREHGASAEDSIYQACLTRFRPIMMTTLAALFGAVPLIVSSGYGHEFRHPLGVAILGGLMVSQLLTLFTTPVIYLWLDRFNGRRASRNGNPS; translated from the coding sequence ATGAATCTGTCCGCTCCGTTCATTCGCCGTCCCGTCGGCACGATGCTGCTTGCGATTGGTCTCGCGCTGTTCGGCATCGTCGCGTTCCGGCTGCTGCCTGTCGCGGCGTTGCCGTCGGTGGATTTTCCCGTCGTGATGGTCAGCGCGACCCTTTCGGGCGCGAACCCCGACACGGTCGCCAAGACCGTGACGGCGCCGCTCGAACGCGCCTTCGGCTCAATTGCGGGCCTCACGCAGATGACGTCGCAAAGCTCGTCGGGTTCGTCGCAGATCGTGTTGCAGTTCGATCTGAACCGCGACATCGACGGCGCTGCGCGCGACGTGCAGGCGGCGATCAATGCCGCGCGCAGCAATCTGCCGACGACGCTCACGCAAACGCCGACCTATCGCAAGATGAATCCGGCTGCCGCGCCCGTGATGATCGTCGGGCTGACGTCGGATACGGTGGGCGTCGGGCAGATGTACGACTATGCTTCGTCGGTGCTGCAACAGAAGCTGCTGCAGGTGCAAGGTGTCGGCGATGTGACCGTGGGCGGCGGTGCGCTGCCGGCGGTGCGCGTCGAACTGAATCCCGATCAGTTGAGTCACTACGGCATCGCGCTCGACTCCGTTCGCACAGCGTTGGCGAACGCGAGCGTCGATCTGCCGAAGGGCGCCGTCAGCATGAACGGCGAGCACTATGTGCTGGGCGCGAACGATCAGTTGATGGAACCCGCCGACTACAAGCCGCTCGTGATCCGCACGCACGACGGCACGGTGGTGCACGTCACCGATGTCGCGCAAGTGGTGAAGTCGACGGAAGACCTGCGCAACTATGGTCTCGCGAACGGCAAGCCGGCGGTGCTGCTGATCGTGTCGAAGCAGCCGAACGCGAACGTGATCAAAACCGTCGACGCGATTCGCGCGACGCTGCCGCAACTCGCCGCGAGTTTGCCGTCGACGGTGAAGCTGAACGTCGTGCTGGATGGTACGCAGACGATTCGCTCATCGGTGTTCGACGTCGAAGTCTCGCTGCTGGCGGCTGTGTTGCTGGTGACGGCTGTTTCATACGCATTCTTCCGCGACTGGCGCAGCACGCTCATCCCGGCGATCACCGTGCCGCTCGCGCTGGCGGGTACGTTCACCGCGATGTACTTCCTCGGCTACAGCCTGAACAACCTGTCGCTGATGGCGCTGACGATCTCGACGGGCTTCGTAGTCGACGACGCGATCGTCGTCGTTGAAAACATCATGCGGCATCTGGATCAGGGCAAGTCGCCGCTTGCGGCTGCGCTCGACGGCACGCGCGAAGTCGGCTTCACGGTGCTGACGATCAGCGTGTCGCTGGTAGTCGTGTTTCTGCCGCTCATCATGATGAGCGGTCTGGTTGGGCGGCTGTTCCGCGAGTTCTCGGTGTCGCTGGCGATTGCGATCCTGATTTCGATGGTCATTTCGCTGACGCTCGCGCCGACGCTCGGGCGTCTGCTGTTGCGCCATGTGCCGCACAAGCAGAGCGAAAGCGCGTTGGGGCCGCGCGTCGAACGCGCTTATGGGCGAAGTCTGCGCTGGGCGCTGCGTCATCCAAAGACGATGCTCGCCGTCACTGTGTTCCTGCTGTTCGCCAACGTCGGCATGGTGGCCGTGATGCCGAAAGGCTTTTTTCCGACTGAAGACACGGGGCGGCTGATGGGCAACGTTCAGGCGTCGCAGAGCATTTCGTTCCAGGCGATGAAGCAGAAGTTCGATGAAATCAACAAGCGCATCCTGCAGAACCCGGATGTGCAATCGGTGTCGGGTTATGTGGGCGGACGCAATGCGGTGAGCAACAGCATGATGTTCATTACGCTCAAGCCGTTGTCCGAGCGCAAGCACAGCGCCGATCAGGTGATCGCCGATCTGAGCCATCGCACCGCCGACATTCCCGGCGTGCGCCTGTTGATGCAATCCGCGCAGGATCTGATGTTCGGCGCGCGGCAAAGCTCGGCGCAGTTCCAGTACACGGTGACGGCGGAGAACCAGGACGAACTGGATACGTGGATGCCGCGCATCGAAGCGAAGCTGCGCGCATTGCCTCAGTTGCGCGACGTGAACGCCGATGTACAAAGCGCGAGTCTTTCGATGATGTTGCAGGTGAATCGCGACGCGGCGGCGCGTCTCGGCGTGCCGTTCGAAGCAATCGATGATGCGCTGAACAACGCGTTCAGCCAGCGCCAGATTGCGACGGTTTATGGCCCGGCGAACCAGTATCACGTGGTGATGGAAGTCGCGCCGCAGTACTGGCAAGACCCTAAGACGCTGGACACGCTGTATGTACCCGCGACGAACGCGACCAGTACGACCACCGCCTCTTCATCAACGAACGCAACGCTCGTCCCACTATCCGCACTCGCGACGCGCACGCTGTCACACGCGCCCGTCACGATCGCGCACGACAACCAGTTTCCCGCTGTCACGCTGTCGTACAACCTGCGCGAAGGCGTGTCGATGAGCGATACGAATGCGGCCATCAAGGCGGCCGTCGCGTCGCTGAATCTGCCGAACACGATTTTGCCGGCGTTCGCGGGGCAAGGCGCGATGATGCAGCAGTCGGGCGGTAGCGAAGTGCTGTTGATCATCGGTGCGTTGATTGCCGTGTACATCGCGCTCGGCATTCTGTACGAGAACCTGATTCATCCACTGACGATACTCTCGACACTGCCTTCAGCGGGCCTCGGCGCGCTCATCGCGCTCTACGTATGCGGCTACGAACTGACGATCATCGCGCTGATCGGCATAGTGCTGTTGATCGGCATCGTGAAGAAGAACGCGATCATGATGGTCGATTTCGCGGTTACGTACGAGCGGGAACACGGCGCGAGCGCGGAAGACTCGATCTATCAGGCGTGCCTCACGCGCTTCCGGCCGATCATGATGACGACGCTCGCCGCGCTGTTCGGCGCGGTGCCGCTGATCGTCAGTTCGGGCTATGGGCACGAGTTTCGTCATCCGCTTGGCGTCGCGATTCTCGGCGGCCTGATGGTCAGCCAGTTGCTGACGCTCTTCACGACGCCCGTGATCTACCTCTGGCTCGACCGCTTCAACGGCCGCCGTGCCTCACGTAACGGAAACCCATCATGA